The Bacillus sp. Y1 genome includes the window ATGTCCTGATACGTGCATCCCGGTTGTACTTCCAGACCCATAAATCACCTTTGCTCCGAGTTGAAACAGATTATCAATAATACGCGAGACATCCTTTTCGTTACCTGGAATTGGAGAAGCAGCTAATATAACTGTATCCCCAGGATAGATCACCATATCTCTGTAATTTCCAGTAGATAACCGGGAGAGGGCAGCCATTGGTTCACCTTGGCTACCGGTACAAAGAACAGCTACTTTTTCTGGAGCCAATTCATTTGCTGATCTTGCGTCAATAATCATTCCCTCAGGAATATTAACATAGCCCCGTTCCATTGCTACCTGTACGACATTTACCATACTGCGTCCAACTAAGGCCAGTTTTCGATTCGTTTTAATAGCTGCATCCACCACTTGTTGAACACGATTTACGTTGGAGGCGAAGGTGGAGACGAAGATTTTTCCATCTGCACGCAGAAAAGCCTCGTCCATATGATTTCCTACCATTTCTTCAGAAGGAGTTAATCCTTTTCTCTCAGCATTTGTACTTTCGGAAATTAATACGAGTACACCTTTTTTACCGATTTCGGCCATTTTGTGTATGTCAGAATGCTGGTGGTTGGCTGGGGTTAAATCGAATTTGAAGTCACCGGTATGTACCACATTTCCCTCAGGAGTATGGAGAACAATTCCAAGACAATCGGGAATACTATGACTAACCTTAAAAAAGGAAACTCCGACTTCTCCAAAAGTAAGCTCAGATTCGGCGTGTACCTCGACGAGTTTGGTATCACCAGTTAAACGGTGTTCGTCTAACTTCAATTCAATTAACCCTAACGTAAAACGGGTTGCGTAAATAGGAACATTTAGTTTTTTGAGAAAATAAGGAATTCCACCAATATGATCTTCATGCCCATGAGTAACAATTAGTGCACGGATTTTTTCTTTGTTTTCCTCTAAATAAGCTGTATCAGGGATGATTAAGTCAATTCCTAATAAGCTTTCATCAGGGAATTTCCCTCCACAATCAATGACGATCATGTCATCTCCATATTGAATAACATACATATTCTTACCAATTTCATTTACTCCACCAAGAGCGAAAATGGATAGTCTATTTTGATTCATATGAAAACCTCCTTTTACCAATGTAGTTTAGGAATAGTGTTCCCATATATAGGTGGGTTATTATTACCATTCAAGGAGAAGTTCGCGAGTGAGTGTCTCTTACATAACTAAGTGATATTTGAGGAAAATAATGATAGGTATCAGACAAAAGGAGAGGGTCTATCTGAGTCTTGTTTATATAACCATTACTGCGTGGTTGACGATTCTATTTTTTGCTCTACTCCCACAAAAAGTAAACAGAGTGACCAATGTGATTGTATTTTTTGTTACTTCTATTGTAGATATTAATAAGCTGACGTTAAACTTGTCAACGTTTAGTCTTATTAAGCCAATTATTTCGTATAGCCATTGGTTGGCGTTGGTCGTGTATCGAGATATAACGATGAGTGTAATTTTATTAATTTTTGTTAATGTCTATTACACAACAAAGGAAAAGAGGGGAAAATGGAGGATAACCATTCTTACATTTTTCCTACTATTGGCTGGTTCGCAGGTGTTACGAGCATTAAATATTATTCAATACACAGGTTGGACCATTTACTATGAAATACTTTGTATTGGATCAATAATAGGAATAACCCTTTTAACTGCTCGTATAACGACAAGCCTTGATGGTGGAAAAACAACATGACTAATATTATATATGATGACGCATTTAATTGGAATGAGTGGACTGTGTTAATCATTATCAGTATAGGATTTACCCTTTCCTTTCTTCTTCCTAAAAAATTTTCATCATCTGTTACAGTTGTGAACCTGTTATATGGGGTAGTCATTGGACTTATGTTTGATCATACAATAGCAATTGAACCGATTGACTTCTACGATGTGGGAGATGAATCCAAATACCAGTTATTTGATCTCTTTTCCTATACGATGTATGCACCGGTAGGGTACCTATTTATTTATTTATATGAACAATTACAATTACCTGTAAAAAAATATTGGCTGATCTTATATATTCTTTTCTGGTCAGCTATAGGGATTGGTGTGGAATACATAGGGATTCTTACAGGAATTTTCCACTACAAGAATGGATATAAGATCACTTATTCCTTTCCTATCTACTTATTTGTTCAAGCCTCACAAATCTGGTTATACCATTATCTATTTAAAAGAAAATGAAAGGGAAGCAGTGTTATTGCTGCTTCCCTTACGTTCGATTTATTTGAAAATCCCAAATGGCTTTCCGACCGGAATGAACACTTTTCCAAAGTGATTGTTTAATACAGCAGCGGCTGATCCATAAAAAGACATAATGGCAATAAGCAATTCGGAGATCGCAGCTACCTCATGGAAAAATTCAGGCGCTATACCGAGAGTGGATAAAGAAAGACCGATAAATAAGAAATCAATAAGAACAAAGATAATAAATAATACTTTATGTGTTTCCATGGCACCAATCGTCATGTATAAGCTAAACAATAAATAGCCAATAAATGCAATCCCTAGCTGCTTTGGATCAACAGCAAGTGCCGCATTTTCTCCAAAAACACCAAGGTTGATTAACCATGAAGCACCTACACCGAACCAGAAAAGGGCAAATGCACCAAATGCGGTTGTGCCGAATGTATTATTATGTTTCGCATCATTGATCGCAGCGAATAGTTGTGCAAAACCACCAAGGAAAATGGCCCAAGGTAGAACAAAGGAAACTCCGTCTGTCCAGCCAAGTTTTTGTGATGAAGCAACCAAGGTTACCATAGCTAATCCAAACAAACCTAGGGCAGAGGGATCAGCCGTAACAACTTGGATTTTTTGAGTTTGATTTTGATTCATGTTGAAATGTTCCTCCTAATTTACAAACATACTTACATAAGATACAAAAGTTAATGAAACACTTCAATGAAAAAAAATACATGTAAGCGAAGTTTTCATCTTGACATTCAAGTAAAAGTATGGTGGAGGAACGTTTTTTCGTTCCTCCACCATACATACCATTATTTTTGTTCTAATTTCTTCTTTTTAGCCAGTAATTGTTGATACTCCATACCTCATATCGTAAACATTTCTTTCCATGTATAATACGAGTAATAACAAAAAGGTGAGGGAGATTAGAAATGATTAAGATTCGCGTACTTAATGAAAAAGATGCAGTAGCATACAAAGAAAAAAGAATAGAAGCACTACAAAATCACCCAGAGGCGTTTAGCTCGAGTGTGGAAGAGGAGATGGAATATTCAATAGAAGTTCATGCTTCAAGACTTCGTGCAGTCAATGCATTTACCTTTGGTGCTTTTGAAGAAGACGAACTTGTTGGTGTAGTCACCCTTGTTACAGAAATCAAAAGGAAACTCAAGCATCGCTCTGATATTTTTGCAATGTATATCTCGCCTCAAGTAAGAAGGTATGGAATAGGGAAACGATTAATGAATGCTGCGATTGAGAAGGCAAAAGAAATCGGTGGAGTGGAGCAGGTATATTTAACAGTTTCATCGAATAATACAGCTGCTAAAAAATTGTATGAATCTATTGGTTTTGAACTAATCGGAAGTGACCCTCGCTCCATGAAAATAGACAATACTTATATCGGAGAAGATATGATGGCTCTCTACTTCAAGTAAGAAAGCGAGGGAACTCGCTTTCTTTTTCTTTATTAAAACGCTTACATAAAATCATGAAAGGATACCCGTTCGAAACAGCTCTCCTACCGCATGTGAGCGGTTGTTTGCTCCGAGTTTTCTGATCGCCGTTTTCACGTACTGCTTGACTGTCAATTCACTAATGTTCATGGAATCAGCCATTTCCTTCGTGCTTTCTCCTTGAGAAATTCTCTTCATCACCTCTAATTCTCTCTTACTTAATGAAGTGGGAGTATCTGTTTCTATGGAACTATGAAGATATTTTCCAACTAGTTTTCCGTATAAAGAAAGTGATGATAGTGTTTTCTCGTCTAAAACTACCCCTTCCTTAAATTCCGTTGAGCAAATGTAACCGACAACAACAGAGCCAAAACAAATCGGTACGACCAACATAGAATCTACATTCGAAGGAAAAACGTATCTACTGCTGATTTGTTTTAGATGTTCAATACCAGAACAATATTTTGCCTCGCGTTCTTTAATGGCTGAGTGGATAATGGGTAGAGCGCGGATATCGTCCCTGATCTCTCTAATATGTATGAGTTGAGTAGAGGTTAATTGGATAATTCCTTCGCCTAAATATCCTAAAGGTGAGTAACGAAATAAGAAGGCATTTCTAGTTGGGAAGAGTTTCAAATAGATGTCGAGAATATGATAGAGCTGTTCCTCATGGCTAGCTTGAACTTCAAGCTTTCGAACATGTTCCAAAACGGAGTAATGGGTTGGTATAAGAATCATCTCCTTTTTAGGAAGTGTCTATATCTAAAATTGGGAATATTCAAATTATACAGAAAATATTACGATTTAGGTAGCATATTAAGAAGGAATTTCTAAATATGTAAAAATACCTATTCGAGAGGAAGATGTCAGATGGCTAATTTAGATCCACAAGCAAAAGTTTATTTAGAAGCGTTCAATCAAATGCCTGCCCTTCACTCAATGGAAGCACAAGCAGTAAGAGATTTGTTTGCACTAGTACCACCAGTAGAAGTAGAACTTGCCCCGTTAGCAAGTGTTGAAGATAGATTAATACCAGTTGGAAACGATGCAGAAATCAATGTCCGAATTTATACACCAGAAGGAGAAGGTCCTTTTCCGCTTTTTGTTTATTACCACGGAGGTGGTTGGGTAATAGGGGACTTAGAAACAGCGGATGCAAGTTGCCGGATGATAGCAAATCGTACAGAGCGAGTGGTTGTGTCTGTAGATTATCGTCTGGCTCCTGAATACAAGTTTCCAGTTCCGGTAGAAGATTCATATGCTGCGCTGAAATGGGTAAAAGAGCATGCAACGGAGATAAATGGAAACGCTTCCAAGATTGTGGTTGGAGGTGACAGTGCCGGAGGAAATCTTTCAGCAGCCATGACCCTCCTTTCAAAAGACGAGAAAGGGCCAGAGATTGAAGGTCAAATTTTAATATATCCAGTGACAAGCCTAACCTATGATACCAAGTCATACTTTGAATTCCAGCAAGGTTTTGGATTAGATCGTGACTTAATGATTTGGTTTGGAAACTATTATATTAACGGAGAAGAGGATGCAAAAAATAAGCTAGCTGCTCCACTAGAAGCTGAGGATGTATCTGGTCTCCCTCCTGCTTACGTGATAACGGCGGAATATGATGTATTGCGAGATGAAGGGCAAGCCTATGCAGAAAAACTAAGGAATGCAGGAGTTCAGGTTGAAACGATCTGTGAAGAAGGGCTTGTACATGGTTATTTTACGAATATGGCCGTTTTTCCAGATAGAATTAAAGCATCTATCGCAAACATTGCTGAATTTTTAAATACGATTAATAAAGAAGTTCGCCAGTCATAAAAAAGAGTGGAGGGGAATGAAATGAGTTCAACAAAACCATTTGATGCGGTCGTTATTGGTGCAGGCTTTTCAGGATTGTATATGCTGTATAGACTAAGAGAAGCAGGGTTTTCAACAGCAGTATTTGAAGCAGGAGATGGTGTTGGAGGAACTTGGTATTGGAACCGCTATCCTGGTGCTCGCTGTGATTCCGAAAGCATTTACTATAATTATACATTTTCGGAAGAGCTATATAATGAATGGACATGGACTTCAAGATATCCCGCCCAGCCAGAAATTTTACGTTATTTAAATTTCGTAGCAGATAAGTTTGATCTTAAAAAGGACATCCAATTTAAGACACGTGTACAGTCTGCTCACTATATTGAAGATACAAAAAAATGGGAGATCCAACTTGATAACGGTACAAGTGTTACAGCGAAGTACTTTATTACCGGGGTTGGATGTCTTTCTGCCGCGAATCTACCTAAATTTAATGGGTTAGAAAACTTTAAAGGGGAATTCTATCATACAGGACATTGGCCACATGGGGGAGTAGATTTTAAAGGGAAGAGAGTTGGAATTATAGGTACTGGATCAAGTGGAGTCCAGGCAATTCCAGTAATTGCACAAGAAGCTGAACATCTAACCATTTTCCAGCGTACTCCTCAGTATAGTGCTCCTGCTAGAAATCATCCATATAGTGATGAGTATGTGGAACAAGCGAAGAAAAACTTTTTAGAAATCAAAAAACAAATGCGAGAATCAGCAGGTGGTCAGCCGGCGGTACCCCCAGATAAATCAGCACTTGAGGTAACTCCTGAAGAAAGACAACAAGTCTATGAACATGCATGGGAAAATGGTGGGTTAGGTCTTTTTGCAGCATACTATGATATCACGGTAAACGAAGAGGCGAATGAAACGGTTGCCGAATTTATCCGCGGAAAAATAAAAGAGATAGTTAAAGATCCTGAGACTGCCTCCAAGCTTCTACCAAGCTATTATTATGGTACGAAACGTCCGATTATCGATACGAATTATTATGAAACTTTTAACAGGGAGAATGTATCTCTTATAGACGTAAGGAAAAATCCGATCGAGGAGATTACAGATTCTGGAGTTCGTACATCTGAAGTAGAGTATGAGTTGGATGCGCTTGTCTTTGCGACAGGCTACGATGGTATGACAGGACCTCTTCTCAAAATCGACATTCGTGGAAAGGACGGTGTTTCCTTAAAAGAAAAATGGAACGGCGGAGCTTCTACTCGAACGTATTTAGGAGTAGCTAACGCTGGTTTTCCAAACTTCTTTATGATTACCGGTCCTGAAAGTCCGTCCGTCTTGAGTAATATGCCTGTATCGATTGAGCAGCATGTAGAATGGATTGGTGACTGCATTGAGCACTTTGAGAAGCAGGGTGTTGAAACGATTGAGGCAGCAGTTGAGGCAGAAGAGGCGTGGAGCAAGCATTGCCGCGAAGTAGCAGAAGCAACGCTCTTTACAAAAACAGACTCCTGGTACACAGGAGCTAACATACCTGGAAAACCACGTGGATTCCTGATTTACTTAGGTGGGGTTGGTGCCTACCGTAAAAAATGTGAGGAGATCGCAGCTAATGGGTATGAAGGGTTTACGATTACGCTAACGAACCAAACAGTCGGGTAATAGACTAGAAGAGATTATGTAAGCGCATAATCTCTTCTTTTTTATAGGGAAAAAGGGAATCTGTGTCGAATAAATAAGTAGAACCGCAATCCAGGAGGCAATAAAATGCAAATATTACTGATACGACACGGACAATCAGAAGCTGATTTACTCCATGTACATGAAGGTAGCGCAGATTACCCACTGACAGAAGAGGGAATAAGACAAGCGGTAAAGATGGCGATCCGGGTGAAAAGGGAATTTCCGCCTCAAATGATATGGGCGAGTACCTATAAAAGGGCATCCAAAACGGCTTCCATATTAGCAGACGCCATAGGCTGTCCTATTGAATATGTTCATGAGTTACGAGAGCATGATAATGGAGAGATGGCAGGTAAGCCACTCGAAGAGATTCCTTTCCCCTGGCACCTACTACCACACGAAAAGTTTGGGGGATATGGGGAATCAGCGATGGAGTTTCGGGCTAGAGGAGAACAAGTCTTTTCACATATTCTTGCGGTAAGTAGGAAGTATGAGCGTATTGCCATTGTTACCCACGGTGGAATGATTTCAAGAATCCTAGAAAGCTTCCTGAACATCCCCTTTGTTCATAAATCCTTTTTTAAGACCGACGATACAGGTATCTCCCTATTAGAAATTACCGAACATGGAAAACTCGTATTGTTTACGAATAGTTCCACTCATTTGAAGGAGTAATAGATAAGTATTTTGTTAAAGGGTGTCTTTTGGCACTCTTTTTATCTATTAACCACATTCTTTTCATCGTATAATGTGACTAGGGTCAGTAATTTTCACACAGAGATAGCGGAGTGATTAACATGCAGGTTAAGAAAATACATATAATCGGTTCTGTCGGGAGTGGCAAAACAACTCTTGCTAAAAAACTTTCAAAAGATTTTAACATTCCGCATTATGAATTAGATAATGTTGTGTGGAAAAGGTTTCAAACAGGTGATATAAGAAGATCAGAAAAGGAAAGAGATGCATTTTTGAGAAATATTATAAATAGTGGTGCGTGGATCAACGAAGGTGTTCATTATCAGTGGGTGACAGAGAGCTTTGTCAATGCTGAACTAATTATATTTTTAGATACACGCTTTTCTAAGCGAACGTACAGAATCATTAAGAGATATTTTTTCCAGCAACTAGGTTTAGAAAAAAGCAATTACAAGTCTACTTTTTCTATGTTTATGCGAATGTTTCGTTGGAATACATATTTTGAAAAAGTAAGTAAACGAGAGATTATACAGCTGTTAAAAGAATTCGATGATAAAGTCATTATCATCCGTGACAACAATGAGCTAGAAACATATTTAAGACAGATGGAAGATGGGGAAAAGTATGGTGGCATTGTCGAAATAGGTGTAGAGGAGAAACTATAGTGGAATCAAGAGTATCACAAATAAGATCTTTGGATGTAATAGACAAAGAAGTAGCTGAAATCATACTCAAGTTACAAATCCCCTCCTATATGGTGGAGGCAAAGTTGATCAATTTTTATGACATTCCTCCTCTTAAGGATACAGTGGAAACGCTTCAGAACTGTGGGGAGGAATTTTTTGGTTACTTTATAGGGAATGAGCTTTGTGGTTCTATATCTTTTAAAGTGGAAGGAAAGACTTTGGATATACACCGACTGACAGTAAACCCCAATCATTTTCGAAAAGGAATTGCCAATCAACTTTTACGCTTTATAGAAGAGCAAGTGGAGGGCATTGAGAAGCTCATTGTATCTACTGGATCAGAAAATAAACCAGCTGTCGAGTTTTATTTAAATAGGGGATTTACTATTGAGAGGTTGGTACAAGTGAATGAGCAATTGTCACTTACTTGTTTTGAAAAAAAGATTGCCAGGTAGCTGTTTCTACCTGGCAGAGTTGGTTGAGTTAGTAAAAGTTAAATTGAGTTTCTTTAAGAAAATTTCTCTTTTTTAACACTTATGTTTGGCTTTTGTCCCTTTTTCGATGAAAAACTATGCAATAGCATGCCGAACATAACGATAAATAGTCCTATTGTTGCGAGTGTACTCGGTAATGGGGTGGATAAAAGGAGGACTTCCCCCACAATGACAAAAATGACTTGAGTCGACTGTGTTGCTTCAACGGCTGCTAGTTTATCGTGGTTATCTCTAACACGATCTGTAGCGATGAAGAATAATGTTGTGGCAATCACCCCAGAGGAAATCGCGACGATAAATGACTGGGTTATTTGCTCAGCCGAGGGTGGACCCACCTGAACATATCCAATTCCAGCGAGTAGTAGCCAAAAAGGGAGGCTAGCAAGGGTCATACCAAACACCCGCTGAAAAGTATCCAATTTTCCCCCACAAATCTCCATCATTTTTCTATTTCCAAGCGGGTAGCAAAAAGCCGCCACAAGGACAGGAAAAGTGCTTGCTATCACTATTTCGAAGGTTAAACTTTGAGCGTGCTGCCATTGAATCAGTACAACACCTATTAGAATGAAAAACGAAATGAATAAGGCCTGGATCGGGATTTGCTGCCGAACCTTGAGCGGCCCATTTTTTGATTCCACCGTTTTATAAAACAGCGGCCCCAGAAGAACACCTGCCACAATGGTAAGTGGCCAAGTACCAGCGACGAGCCAGCCTGGTCCGAATGCAGCGGCAAAGGTGATAGGTGCATAAAACAAAACAAATCCTACAAAGCTCCATAAAAGCCAAGGAAGTGGATTGGAACGCATTTCTTTCCACATATGTTTTAGATTCCTTCTATACATGACGATCATAAATAAAAAGGGCACCATAAAAATGTAACGTAACGAGGAACTCCATAGCCAACTGCCTCCTGATAGCTCCATTGAACGATTCAAAATAAAGGTAACAGCAAAAAACAAAGAAGCTAAAATTCCTAATGTAATTTCCCTCAAATGAGCACATCCTCTCAAACATAACAACATTATAATAGATAATTCTTATATAATACCATAAGATTCCAAATTTTTGGAGAATTCGCTTTTCCTAAGAATTAATGGTAAATTTTTTAAAGAAAGGGGTTTTTAAGATGTACGAACAAAAGACAAAGGAAACAGACCGCAGTGTGCTTGAGTTTATTGAACAAGTGG containing:
- a CDS encoding GNAT family N-acetyltransferase yields the protein MIKIRVLNEKDAVAYKEKRIEALQNHPEAFSSSVEEEMEYSIEVHASRLRAVNAFTFGAFEEDELVGVVTLVTEIKRKLKHRSDIFAMYISPQVRRYGIGKRLMNAAIEKAKEIGGVEQVYLTVSSNNTAAKKLYESIGFELIGSDPRSMKIDNTYIGEDMMALYFK
- a CDS encoding flavin-containing monooxygenase — its product is MSSTKPFDAVVIGAGFSGLYMLYRLREAGFSTAVFEAGDGVGGTWYWNRYPGARCDSESIYYNYTFSEELYNEWTWTSRYPAQPEILRYLNFVADKFDLKKDIQFKTRVQSAHYIEDTKKWEIQLDNGTSVTAKYFITGVGCLSAANLPKFNGLENFKGEFYHTGHWPHGGVDFKGKRVGIIGTGSSGVQAIPVIAQEAEHLTIFQRTPQYSAPARNHPYSDEYVEQAKKNFLEIKKQMRESAGGQPAVPPDKSALEVTPEERQQVYEHAWENGGLGLFAAYYDITVNEEANETVAEFIRGKIKEIVKDPETASKLLPSYYYGTKRPIIDTNYYETFNRENVSLIDVRKNPIEEITDSGVRTSEVEYELDALVFATGYDGMTGPLLKIDIRGKDGVSLKEKWNGGASTRTYLGVANAGFPNFFMITGPESPSVLSNMPVSIEQHVEWIGDCIEHFEKQGVETIEAAVEAEEAWSKHCREVAEATLFTKTDSWYTGANIPGKPRGFLIYLGGVGAYRKKCEEIAANGYEGFTITLTNQTVG
- a CDS encoding GNAT family N-acetyltransferase; amino-acid sequence: MESRVSQIRSLDVIDKEVAEIILKLQIPSYMVEAKLINFYDIPPLKDTVETLQNCGEEFFGYFIGNELCGSISFKVEGKTLDIHRLTVNPNHFRKGIANQLLRFIEEQVEGIEKLIVSTGSENKPAVEFYLNRGFTIERLVQVNEQLSLTCFEKKIAR
- a CDS encoding DMT family transporter; the encoded protein is MREITLGILASLFFAVTFILNRSMELSGGSWLWSSSLRYIFMVPFLFMIVMYRRNLKHMWKEMRSNPLPWLLWSFVGFVLFYAPITFAAAFGPGWLVAGTWPLTIVAGVLLGPLFYKTVESKNGPLKVRQQIPIQALFISFFILIGVVLIQWQHAQSLTFEIVIASTFPVLVAAFCYPLGNRKMMEICGGKLDTFQRVFGMTLASLPFWLLLAGIGYVQVGPPSAEQITQSFIVAISSGVIATTLFFIATDRVRDNHDKLAAVEATQSTQVIFVIVGEVLLLSTPLPSTLATIGLFIVMFGMLLHSFSSKKGQKPNISVKKEKFS
- a CDS encoding acetate uptake transporter, coding for MNQNQTQKIQVVTADPSALGLFGLAMVTLVASSQKLGWTDGVSFVLPWAIFLGGFAQLFAAINDAKHNNTFGTTAFGAFALFWFGVGASWLINLGVFGENAALAVDPKQLGIAFIGYLLFSLYMTIGAMETHKVLFIIFVLIDFLFIGLSLSTLGIAPEFFHEVAAISELLIAIMSFYGSAAAVLNNHFGKVFIPVGKPFGIFK
- a CDS encoding histidine phosphatase family protein, encoding MQILLIRHGQSEADLLHVHEGSADYPLTEEGIRQAVKMAIRVKREFPPQMIWASTYKRASKTASILADAIGCPIEYVHELREHDNGEMAGKPLEEIPFPWHLLPHEKFGGYGESAMEFRARGEQVFSHILAVSRKYERIAIVTHGGMISRILESFLNIPFVHKSFFKTDDTGISLLEITEHGKLVLFTNSSTHLKE
- a CDS encoding ribonuclease J — its product is MNQNRLSIFALGGVNEIGKNMYVIQYGDDMIVIDCGGKFPDESLLGIDLIIPDTAYLEENKEKIRALIVTHGHEDHIGGIPYFLKKLNVPIYATRFTLGLIELKLDEHRLTGDTKLVEVHAESELTFGEVGVSFFKVSHSIPDCLGIVLHTPEGNVVHTGDFKFDLTPANHQHSDIHKMAEIGKKGVLVLISESTNAERKGLTPSEEMVGNHMDEAFLRADGKIFVSTFASNVNRVQQVVDAAIKTNRKLALVGRSMVNVVQVAMERGYVNIPEGMIIDARSANELAPEKVAVLCTGSQGEPMAALSRLSTGNYRDMVIYPGDTVILAASPIPGNEKDVSRIIDNLFQLGAKVIYGSGSTTGMHVSGHGYQEDLKLMLTLMKPTYFVPIHGEYRMLHHHRLLAESVGVEKGNTFIIKNGDVVDVENGIAVQTRSIPNGDTYVDGVSVGDVGEIVLRDRRQLSEDGMVVIVITLSKADRKIIQGPDTITRGFVYVKDSEDLIREINRLTKKTVNDLQAENVRQWNVMKQSIKKSVGHYLFTQTKRKPMILPVIIEI
- a CDS encoding alpha/beta hydrolase, encoding MANLDPQAKVYLEAFNQMPALHSMEAQAVRDLFALVPPVEVELAPLASVEDRLIPVGNDAEINVRIYTPEGEGPFPLFVYYHGGGWVIGDLETADASCRMIANRTERVVVSVDYRLAPEYKFPVPVEDSYAALKWVKEHATEINGNASKIVVGGDSAGGNLSAAMTLLSKDEKGPEIEGQILIYPVTSLTYDTKSYFEFQQGFGLDRDLMIWFGNYYINGEEDAKNKLAAPLEAEDVSGLPPAYVITAEYDVLRDEGQAYAEKLRNAGVQVETICEEGLVHGYFTNMAVFPDRIKASIANIAEFLNTINKEVRQS
- a CDS encoding P-loop NTPase family protein — encoded protein: MQVKKIHIIGSVGSGKTTLAKKLSKDFNIPHYELDNVVWKRFQTGDIRRSEKERDAFLRNIINSGAWINEGVHYQWVTESFVNAELIIFLDTRFSKRTYRIIKRYFFQQLGLEKSNYKSTFSMFMRMFRWNTYFEKVSKREIIQLLKEFDDKVIIIRDNNELETYLRQMEDGEKYGGIVEIGVEEKL
- a CDS encoding response regulator transcription factor, which encodes MILIPTHYSVLEHVRKLEVQASHEEQLYHILDIYLKLFPTRNAFLFRYSPLGYLGEGIIQLTSTQLIHIREIRDDIRALPIIHSAIKEREAKYCSGIEHLKQISSRYVFPSNVDSMLVVPICFGSVVVGYICSTEFKEGVVLDEKTLSSLSLYGKLVGKYLHSSIETDTPTSLSKRELEVMKRISQGESTKEMADSMNISELTVKQYVKTAIRKLGANNRSHAVGELFRTGILS